In Prosthecobacter vanneervenii, the genomic stretch CACGCCGCGCCTGGCTCAAACGCCGCTGGGGTGCCCGCCAGAGCAGCGAAGCCGAAAAATTCCGCGACCTCCTCATCAAGCTCTACGGCGAAGAAAAAGGCAAAGCCGTGAAGTACGCCGAGACCTTCGAAGTCTGCGAATACGGCCGCCGTCCCAGCCCCACCGAGATCAAACAGCTCTTCCCTTTCTACGATCAGAAGTAAGGCCCGTTCACCGAATTTCGGAAGTTTCCTTCTCATCGCATTTCCACTGAGTTCCTCTTTAACAAAACCGTTTTCGAACTCATCTCAGCCCTGAAAGGACTGGGGACTCAGCCAAGGGCGCTGCGAGGAACGAGCAAGCCCTGGGTTGTCCGCCAACAAATCCGGGAAAGCAAACCCAGCACTCCGCCACACTCAGCTTCCACCAGCAGCGTCTGCAACGAGCCCCGAAGCATGCCTGCTGCACAGGAAGTCCCGTCACCAAATCTACGTAGCGAGCCTGAACGCGCTCCATTCATTATCTCTTCATCTCACTTCAGCGTCTTAAACCGGGCCTGCAGCTTTTTCAGCGCCTCCTTGTTGTCCGCGTTTTTGCGAACCAGCTCGCGCAGCAGCGTTGCTGCACGCATTTTATCTCCCGCATTCATCAAGTCTTCGGCATGGTTGGCCAGATCATTCTGCTGAGCGGAGAGCCCCGTCATTGGCGTGCTCTGAGCCGCCTTGCTGGCATTGGCGCCTGCATGCCCGCCGAAGACATCCTCCACCTTCAGCCACGTGGCCTCTGAGCCATCCTCGGAGACCGCCAGCCAGAAAAGCGCGCCGCCTTCACCACCCGCCTCCAGCACACGGCGGTTCGCCACCACCGCATCCACCTTCTGCACGATCCACGCATCCTTTTTCGCTCCCACTTCCAGCTCCTTGCCATTCCAGCGCATCTTCAGCTCAGCCACCTGGTTTCTGCCCACCCAGACGACGTTCTGCACATCCTGCGGGAAATTTTTCACGGGCTTGATCGCGGTGCCAGGCTCGGCCTTGAACTCGATCATTTCGCTGATGTTCACCGGCGTGATGTATTTCAGATCATCGCTCACAAAATACCACGCGGCCCGCGTGTCGCTGAAAACAAGCTGGAAGACGCCCGCGTCCACAAAGGCATGGTCCTTGAACGCACCTTGATTCGTCCCGTCCGCCCTCACCGAAAAGAACTTCTCTCCGTCATAGCGCAGATGCTTCAGCGAGTTCGTGCCACGCAGATCCCACAGCACGTTCTGAATAGACGCCTCAAATTTCTCCACCTCAGGCCATTCTTTTTGCTGGCCGTATGCCAGGCCAGCGAGGGCGTAGAAGCAAAGCAAAACAGAGGGCAAAAATCTCATGGTGGCGGATTCTGGCATCCCGGACCGCGTCTGGCAATCTCCAGGACCCCCGGCGGCATTTGCAGTGGCAAACCTCCCGGAACGGGCTATGAACACGGCCCCACTATCCGTACGACCATGCAACCGACGCCCGCAGCCCCTGAACATTCCGAGTCTGAACTTCTCCAATTCCGCCGTGAAAAGCTGGAAGGACTGGTGAAGACGGGCATCGATCCCTTTGGCGGCCGCTTCGACACCACCCACCAGCCTGGCGCGCTCAAGGCCAACTTCACCGAAGGCCTCGAAGTCCGTGTCGCAGGCCGCGTGCTCTCCCGTCGCGAGATGGGCAAGGCCACCTTCTTTGACCTCGGCGACATCACCGGCCGCATGCAGTGCTACCTCAGCAAGGGCGATGTGGGCGACGAAGCCTACGTGCAGTTCAACCAGCTCATCGACATCGGCGATTTCGTCGGCGTCGAAGGTCTGAGCTTCATCACCAAGCGCGGCGAGCGCTCCATCCACGTCAAAAAACTCACCCCGCTCTCCAAGGCCCTGCGTCCCCTGCCGGACAAGTGGCACGGTGTCACCGACAAGGAGATCAAGTACCGCCAGCGCTACCTCGATCTCATCTCCAATGATCGCAGCCGCGAGATCTTCGTGACCCGCAGCAAGATGGTCGCCTCCATCCGCAGCTTCCTGCAGGAGCGCGGCTTCCTCGAAGTCGAAACCCCCATGATGCAGGACGTCGCCGGCGGCGCGGCAGCCAAGCCCTTCGAAACCTTCTTCCACGCGCTCAATCAGCCCATGTTCCTGCGCATTGCGCCGGAGCTTTATCTGAAGCGTCTGCTCGTCGCCGGCTTCACGCAGATTTTCGAGCTCAACCGCAACTTCCGCAACGAAGGCCTCAGCCGTCGTCACAACCCCGAGTTCACCATGCTCGAGGCCTACTGGGCCTACGCCGACTTTGAAAAGATGGCCGACCTCGTCGAAGGCATGATCTGCCACCTCGCCGAAAACTTCTGCGGCGGCCTCAAGATCGAGCACAAGGACGAGGACGGCAACGTCACCAAGACCATCAATCTGCAGCGCCCCTGGCGTCGTGCCCGCTACACCGACCTTCTCAAGGAGATCGACCCCCAGTGGTATGAATACACTCCTGAGCAGCGCAAGGCCCGCGCCCAGGAGCTCGGCGTCGAAATCGGCGCCAACTTCGAAGACTACGAAGTTACTCAGCATGTCTTCGAGCGCCTCATCGAAGCCAAACAGTTCGATCCTCTCTACGTCACCCATTGCCCGAAGGAGCTCGTTCCCCTCGCCAAGCAAAACGCCGAGGACGGCTCCATCGTCGATGTGTACGAACTCGTCATCAACGGCCAGGAAATCAGCCCCGGCTACTCCGAGCTCAACAATCCCATCGTCCAGCGCGAGCGCCTGGAGCACCAGGCCGGCGAAGAAACCCAGAAGATCGACGAGGAGTTCATCCTCGCCCTCGAGCACGGCATGCCCCCCGCCGGCGGCATCGGCATCGGCATCGACCGCCTCATCATGATGCTCACCGGCGCCGAAAGCATCCGCGACGTCATCCTCTTCCCGCAGTTGAAGCGCCGGGATTAAAAATGATTTCCCTAACAACAGCGCCGCGGGCGGCCCTTATTAGGGAAATTAAACGGCTTCGTTCCGAACTATCGAAAAAGAAGCAAGAGTGTGCAAATTTATCTGCAGATCTTAAAAAAGGACAACACCACACGGGAACAAAAACCGGTGCGGAGGCCGAAAGGTATGTGCAGAACCTTTTCAAAAAGGGAGTAGCCACTCACAGTCACAGTGATCATGACTTGTTAGTCGGCAAATGTAGAATCGAAATCAAAGCTTCCGGTTGTCTTTCGACCAGCAAAGGTTCCTCTTCCAAAAAATGGGTATGGCACAAATTCCGCGGATCTGGCGGAAAAAAGCGCTACCATTTGTTGGTTTTGGTCGGCGCGATTGATGCTCGCTATCGAAGCCAGTATAAATCCAGGAACTCAGATTTTGTTCTTTTTGCAATTCCCTATCAGGGGGTTGCCAGTTTCTCCGCTGCAGAGCAGGGCGGAACGATGTCTCTAGGCACTAACAGAGAAAAGCTCCAGACAACATCTGTTCTCAGACGGCGTATGTGGGATCGATATCACGTCTCTCCAAGTGGCTTGAGACGCATGGTAAAAGAGATCAATGACACACGAGACCCCTGACGCTTCAAAAGAATTGTATGGCGATGTTTGCTGAAGTCACTTCTTCCCCGCCTTCCCCCCATCCAGAAAATCGATCGCCTTCTTGAGCCACTCCGCCTGCGGCGGCTGGTGGCCCTGGCCGGGCACATTGATCAGGTCCACGTGCTTGAAGCCCTCCTTCTTGAAGCCGTTTTCAAACACGGCGCGTGTGTTGCCCAGATTAAAATCATTCTCCCCGGTCACCAGCACATAGCGCCCCTCTGCCTTCGCCAGCGCTGCGATCTCCTCATGCGGAATGTAGCGCGCCTCAAAGACCTCCTTCTTGTCCAGGCTGACGATGTCCGTGTAAAAATTCGTCCCCATGAAGGCGATGGTCCCCGTAAACATGTCCGCATACGTCACGCCCAGCATGCTCGCCACACGGCCGCCGCCGGAGAAGCCGGAGACATACACGCGCTTGTCATCGATGTCGAAGAGGCTGCGCAGGTTGTCATTCGCATCCACCGCCAGGCGCATGCGCGCAAAGACCTCGCGGTTGTTCCCGGAATTGTGCGCCCCCACAAAGATCAGCTTCTTGTCCGCCAGCACCGCCTCCCACTCGGGGGAAATCGAGGGCGCATTGCTCGGGCTCACCCAGATGAAAAGCCCATGCGGCACACCCTTCTTGTACTTCTTCGGCACAATGATGTCGTACTTCTCCATGCTCACGTCATACGGCGGCGGAGTCTCCATCGCATGCATGCGCATCTTGATCTGCGCATTGTCCGAAACCTGCGGCGACACCGTAAACGTGATCGGCGAGCGCACGCCGGGCTTGATGTTGCCGTAGGCGTTCTTGGTGGTGTCAGCGGCAAAACCGAGCGCAGCCAGGCAGGGGAGGATCAGGAGGGAGCGGAACATGCCCGCGATGAAAGCGGCTTCGCCCTCGGCTGTCGATGCTGAAATCGTGCAATCTGGCCGCTCCCCCCACCGTTCACGGGGCGCATGAAGCACCTACTCTGCCTGCTCCTCCTCGCCACCGCGTTACCAGCAGCCGACCGCACGCCCCACATCATCTTCATCCTGGCGGACGACCTCGGCTACACAGACGTGGCCTGCTTCGGCTCCAAGTACTACGAGACGCCCAATATCGACAAGCTGGCCTCGCAGGGCATGAAGCTCACCCGCCACCACCACTGCCAGAACTGCCAGCCCACCCGTGCCGCGCTCATGAGCGGCCAGTACGCCCCGCGCACCGGCGTTTACACTGTCGGCGGCATCGGCCGCTTCGAGTGGGAGAGCCGCCCCCTGCGCCCGGTGGAAAACGTCACCCAGCTCCCGCTGGAAAAGATCACCATCGCCCAGACCCTGAAAAAAGCCGGCTACGCCACCGCCATGTTCGGCAAATGGCACCTTGGCGAAGACGAGACCCACCACCCCGCTGCACGCGGCTTCGACGAGGCCATCGTCTCCATGGGAAAACACTTCAACTTCAAGACCCAGCCCAAGATCGAGCACCCCAAGGATGAATACCTCGCCGACTTCCTCACCGACAAAGCCGTCGATTTCATCCAGCGTCACAAAGACGCCCCCTTTTTCCTCTACCTCCCCCACTTCGGCGTTCACTCCCCTCACGAAGCCAAGGAAAACCTCATCGCCCGCTTCAAGGACAAAGCCCCTGTCGGCGGCCATCACGATCCGGTTTACGCCGCCATGATCGCCAGCGTGGACGAGAGCGTCGGCCGCGTCATGTCCACGCTGGAAGAACTCAAGCTCGCCGACAACACCGTCCTCATCTTCACCAGCGACAACGGCGGCGTGGGCGGCTACGCCCGCGAGGGCATTAAAAGAGGCGGCGACATCACCGACAACGCCCCCCTCCGCAGCGGCAAAGGCAGCCTCTATGAAGGCGGCACCCGCGTCCCCTTCATCGTCCGCTGGCCCGGCGTCACCACGCCCGGCTCCAGCAGCGACGTACCCACCATCCACGTCGATCTCTACCCCACCCTCGCCGAAATCGCCAAAGCCCCCCTTCCCGAAAACCAGCCCCTTGATGGCGAGAGCCTCGTGCCCGTCTTCCGCTCCGCCTCCGCCAGCCTCAAGCGCGACGCCATCTACCAGCACTTCCCCGGCTATCTCGGCGCAGGCGAAAACACCTGGCGCACCACCCCCGTCGGCCTCATCGAGCAGGGCGACTGGAAGCTCATGGAGTTCTTCGAAGACGGCCGCCTTGAGCTCTACAACCTCAAGGACGACATCGGCGAGCAGAAAAACCTCGCCGCCGAGCAGCCCGAAAAAACCAAGGAACTCCACGCCAAAATGCTCGCCTGGCGCGAAGCCATCAAAGCCCCCATGCCTGCCAAAAACGAAGCGCAGACCACTCCTGCTCCAAAAAAACAAGGCAAGGGCAAGGGCAAAGGCAAAAAGAAGCAGGAGAAGGCCGAATAGCCTTCACCCCTTCCGCGCCAGATACACAAACGCCGGCGGCACATTCCCCCACACGATGCGGCTGGTCTCCACGCCATGCGTCAGCTCATGCAGCAGCGCCCGGAACTGCCGGCCGCCCGGCAGCTTGTGAAAGCCCCAGTACGCGAACGTGGCAAAGCACCCGCCCGGCGCCAGGTGCGGCAGTACATTGCCCAAAATGGCCTCCTGCAGCCCGCGCGGAAACGCCGTCCACGGCAGCCCGCTCACGATCGTGTCAAATTTCTCCCCCTCAGGCAGCACCTGCGAAAAGTCAAACTCCTGCGCCCCTGCACACTCAAAGCGCATCTTCGGAAAGCGCGGCCTCAGCTGCTGCACAAAGGAGTCGATCAGCTCGATGCCCAGATACTCGGACCCATGCGGCATTGTGTCGGCGATCGCCGCCGTAAAGGCTCCCGTGCCGGGCCCCAGCTCCAGAATGCGTTTAGACTTCCACACACCCGCCGCTTCCATCATCCGCTCTGCCAGCGCCACGCTGGAAGGCGCCACCGCTCCGATGGTTTTCCAGTTATGGCGCAATTCTTTGACAAAGCTGACGGCAGACATTCGGCGCGGATGTTAACGAGTACCATTCATGACGCGAGGCTTTTTGCGGGCTAGAATAAACTATCGCGGAAGCTTTTGTTTTTTGATCTCTTCCTCGATGCGTGCCCTGCACTCCTCCGCATAGCGCGTGTAGGGATGCGCCGTCCCCAGGCTCTTCTTAAATCCTGCCTGCGCACGCTTCATCAGCGCCAGCGCCTCGGCATGCTTCGCCTGCGCCTCCTGGCAAAGCGCCAGGTTAAAGCAGCTCATGAAGACGTCCGGATGCCGCGCGCCCAGCACCTTTTCCCGCAGCGCCAGCACCGTGCGGTGCTCCTGCTCAGCCGCCTCATAGCGCTGCTGCTCCTGCAGCACCGCCGCGAGGTTGTTGCGGCTGGCCAGCGTCTTCGGGTGTTTGGCACCCAGCAGTTTTTCCCGCAGCGCCAGTACCGCCCGGTGTTCCTTTTCAGCCTCCGCATGCCTGCCCTGTTCATTCAGCGCGGTGGCCAGATTGTTGCGTGCGTCCAGCGTATCGGAGTGCTCCGGCCCCAGCACGCGCTGCCGCACGGCCAGCACCGCACGATACTCGCGCACCGCCTCGCCCGCCCGCCCCTGCTCCTGCAGCGCGGCAGCCAGGTTGTTGCGGCTGATGAGTGTGTCCGGGTGCTCCTTGCCCAGCACCTTTTCGCGGATGGCCAGGACCGCGCGGTTTTCCTTTTCAGCCTCCGCATACTTGCCCTCTGCAGCCAGCGTGGCAGCCAGATCACTGCGGCTCACCAGCGTGTCAGGGTGGTTTTTCCCAAACACCTCGCCACTGACAGCCACGATCTTCCTCAGCTCAGCCTCCGCCTCCACCAGCCTCCCTTGCGCAGAAAGGGCCGCGGCACTTTGGTAATGCTGATGCAGCACCAGCAGCCGGCCTTTATCGCCGGCACTATCCATCCCCTTCGGCTCAGCTTCCAGGCTGGACCATGGCAGCACGCTCACGAAAAGCGCCAGCGGATAGAGAGGCTTTAATTGCATGAAACAGAGTAAAGAATGCGAACCCCGCCAGGCCGAATCAAGACTAAAAATGGCATCCCCAATCCCAATTCGTCACAGGCCAAGCCCCACAAACTTTGAACAATGTTTTACCATGGGCATCCAACACCGTGACTGCTCCACCCGAAGCAGACAAGACGACACCCAACCCATGAAAACCCTCTTCAAATCCCTTAGTTCCGCCGCTCTTGCACTTTCCGCCGCTCTGCTACTCACGCAGTGCGCCAGCCATCGGACCACGGTGCGCACAGCTCAGTCCGCCACCCCGACCGCCACGGGCAATGTCTCGGTGCAAACCCTGGGCGATACCACCGTGGCCACCCGCAGGCTCATCCATCATCCGCTGACGAATAAGGACATCGGCAAAGTTTACGAGGAAATCACCATCGTCTCCCCTCGCGGCACTTCGGTGGAGGACCGCATCATCGTGCGCGCCCTGCCAAAGCTGGAGACCAACGTCGTCACCCGCTGATCCCAGCCCGGGCATGAGTTTCCTCGGCCCCTAGGCTGTACGCTTGACGTGTGTGGTGCTTTGCAGCGAGACTTCGTGCCACACACGCCATGCCCTACCTTCTCGATGCCATCGTCATCCTCGGTTACTTCGCCCTGATCATCGGCATCGGCCTCTCGCAGCGCAGCAAAAGCGGCAGCGTCGAGGGCTTCACTCTAGGAGATCGCCAGATCGCATGGTGGGCCGTGCTCGCCTCCATCCTCGCGGCAGAGATCAGCGCAGGCACCTTCTTCGGCGCACCGGGCGAAGGCTACGCGCTCAAAAACTTCACCTACATCCAGCTCATCGTCGGCTATCTGCTGGCGCGTGTGGTGGTCAGCGCCGTCTTCATTCCGGCCTACTACCGGCACAATGTGGTCAGCATCTATGAGTTCCTCGGCCAGCGCTTCGGGCCGCGCACACGGCGGCTCACATCGGCCATCTTCCTCGTCACACGCACCCTCGCCAGCGGCACACGCCTCTGGGTGCCCAGCATGCTCCTGGTGCTGGTATGGCATCTGCAGTATCCCGGCGAGACACTTTCTCCTACCAAGGAATTCCTCCTCACCGGCGGCGCATTGATCTTCGTCACCCTCGCCACCGCGCTCTACACCTCCATCGGCGGCATTCGCGCCGTCATCTGGACAGACGTCATCCAGATCATCGTCCTCATCTGCGCCCTCAGCTTTTCCCTCATCTACCTCCTCGGCCACATCCCCGGCGGCTGGGCCGGCGCTACCAAGATGCTCACTGGAGAAAAAGATCTCCTCGTCTGGGACTGGGGCATCAAAGCCGGTGCCGGAGTGTGGGAAAACATCAAAGGAATCCTCGAGCAGGAATACACCGTCTGGGCCGCCTTCCTCGGCTCCACCTTCGTCACGCTGGCTACTCACGGCACCGACCAGGACATGGTGCAGCGCATGCTCACGGCCAAAAACAAAAAACAGAGCGCCATGGCCACCATCCTCTCCGGCCTCGCCGATGTACCCATCACCCTCGTCGTCCTCGCCATCGGCATCCTCCTATGGGTGTACTACCAGCAGCATCCGGACACCACCCTGCCCCGCAGCGAATCCGGTATCGTCTCTGCCAACAAAGTCTTCCCCCACTTCATCCTCACCGTCATGCCCGGCGGCATTCGCGGCCTCGTGCTCGCAGGCGTTCTCGCCACCGCCATGGGCTCCCTCAGCACCGCGCTGAATGCCCTCGCCACCAGCTACGTTCGCGACTTCCACTTCCGCTGGTTTGGCGAGCCCGCCACAGACGCCGGCCGCGTCCGCGTCTTGCGCTTCGGCACCGTGCTCTTTGCGGTGCTGCTCATCTCCGTCGCCCTCGGCACCGCCTGGGTCACCACGCACAATCCCACCCTGCGCATCCTTCCCATCATCCTCGGCATCTTCGGCTACACCTACGGCTCCCTGCTCGGTGTCTTCATGGTCGGCCTCTTCACCCGCTCGCGCGGCAGCGACTTCGGCAACACCCTCGCCATGCTCGCCGGATTCATCGCCGTCGCCTACCTCAGCGGCCTCGACATCGACCTGCTAAAACTCTTCAACCCCAAGAGCACCTGGAAGCACGCCGACTGGGTCCCCGTCATCGAGTTCCCCTGGCGCATCATGTTCGGCACCGTCGTCACCTTCTCCATCGCCATCCTCTTCCCTTCTCAGCCCCAGCAGGACCGCGCAAACTAATCCTTCGCTTCCTCATCGTCGTCCTCGTCCTCCTACTCGAACTCGTCCTCGATCCACACGCTGCGAATCCATGCTCAGCTCCGACGACGGAGGGCTGATGACAGCCCTGCCTGAGCACTGCGCGCTCGCATGCCCAGCGCGGGCAGGTCACCCAGCGCTGGTAGGGCTGCTTGTCCTCAAGCAGCCGTGGTCTATGGCACATAATGCAGCAAGGTCCTGCGCATCTGTCCTCTTCGTCTTCCTACTCGTCCTCGATCCTTCCGCATAGCATTCACCACAGCGCGTCTTGCTCCAGAGGTTTTCTCTGCGGTCTTCTAATCTCTCGCGGTGTAAAATTCAGCCCCCTCCCCCCGCCCACAAAAAAAGCGCGGACCGTTTCCGATCCGCGCTCTTCTTGATTCTTAGACAATCGTGACGGCTCTCACCGCCTCGATCGCTCACCACTCTTACGAGTAGCTGGCCTGCTGGCCCTTGATGTCGCGCTTCTTGATCCACGGCATCAGGCTGCGGAGGCGTGCGCCGGTCTTCTCGATCGGGTGCTTCTCGCCGTCTTTCAGCAGCTTGTTGAACTTCTTGTAGCCCGTCTTCGTCTCGCGCACCCACTCCTTGGCAAACTTGCCGGTCTGGATGTCCTTCAGCGCTTCCTTCATGCGCTTCTTCACGGACTTGTCGATAATCTTCGGACCCACCTTCACGTCGCCCCACTTGGCGGTTTCGGAGATGGAGAAGCGCATGCCGGCGATGCCGGACTCGTTCATGAGGTCCACGATCAGCTTCAGCTCATGCAGGCACTCAAAGTAGGCCATCTCAGGAGAGTAGCCGGCTTCCACCAGCACTTCAAAGCCAGCCTGCACCAGCGCGCTGGCGCCGCCGCAAAGAACGGTCTGCTCGCCGAAGAGGTCGGTTTCGGTTTCTTCCTTGAAGGTCGTTTCCAGCACGCCGCCGCGGGTGCCGCCGATGCCGTGCGCCCAGGCCAGAGCGATCTTCTTGGCCTGCTTGTCAGCGTTCTGGTAGATGGCGATCAGAGCAGGCACGCCCTTGCCTTCGGTATACTGGCGGCGCACGATGTGGCCGGGGCCCTTCGGAGCCACCATGATCACGTTCACGTCGGCAGGGACGGTGATCGTCTTGAAGTGGATGGCGAAGCCGTGGCTGAACAGCAGGGTCTTGCCCTTCACCAGGTTCGGCTTGATGTCCTTGTTGAAGACGTCCGGGATCTTGGTGTCCGGCACGGCCACGAAGATCACGTCGGCTTTCTTCACGGCTTCAGCAGTGTCATAGACCTTCAGGCCCTTTTCTTCTGCCACCTTGCGGCTCTTGCTGCCAGGGTACAGGCCGATGATCACGTTCACGCCGCTCTCTTTGAGGTTCAGGGCATGAGCGTGGCCTTGGGAGCCGAAGCCGATCACAGCGCAGGTCTTGCCTTTGAGCGGTGCAAGGCTGGCGTCTTTTTCAGTGTAGATTTTCGCGGGCATATTAATTCTGGTTAGAGGGGTGCCGATACTGCTTCATAGGGGGGGCGGGGTCAAACGGCTTTTTCCCGGCCCGGAAAGGCCGCCATTGACCGCCCCCGCCCCGTGCGTAGTCTCCGCGCCTCCAATATGAAACCCACCATCGCTCTGCTCTGCGCCGCACTTGCTGCCGCCTCCCTCACCCAAGCTCAGGAAGTAAAGCCCGCCCAGCAGGCCGAAGCCCCCCCCGCAGCAGGACCCGTACCCATGGACAAAGTCAGCTATTTCATCGGCCGAAACCTCGGCGGAAACTTCAAGGAACAAGGCATCGCCATCGACACCACCGCCCTCGTCGAAGGCATCAAGTCCGCCACCAGTGGTGACAAGCCCAAGTACTCCCAGGAGGAGCTCATGGCCGCCATGCAGGCCTTCGAAGCCAGCATGCAGGCCAAGGCCGCCAAGCGTGGCGACGACGCCAAGGCCGCCAGCGAAAAATTCCTCGCCGAAAACGGCAAGCGCAAAGGCGTCACCACCACCGCCAGCGGCCTCCAGTATGAAATCATCAAGGAAGGCACCGGCGCCAAGCCCGTCGCCACCGACAAGGTGAACGTCCACTACCACGGCACCCTCACCAACGGCAAGGTGTTCGACAGCTCCGTCGAGCGCGGCATGCCCATCACCTTCGGCGTGCAGGAAGTCATCAAAGGCTGGACCGAAGCCCTCCAGCTCATGCCCGTTGGCTCCAAGTGGAAGATCTTCCTTCCCTCCACCCTCGCCTACGGTGAGAACGGCGCAGGTGGCGACATCGGCCCCAACGAAGCTCTCGTCTTCGAAGTCGAGCTCCTCGGCATCGTGAAGTAATCACTTCCATCCATAGTCATCTTTGAAGGGCGATCCGCGCAGGATCGCCCTTTTTCGTGCCGTTTGTTGCCATCCCTTCCGGCCATCCTCACACGCCCATGCCCGACTCCACCACTCCAGCGCCCACGCGTCTCCTATCCCTCGATGCCCTGCGCGGTTTCGACATGTGCTGGATCCTCGGCCTCTCGTCGGTCCTCACCCAGGTGCTCAATCGCACCTTCCCCAGCAACGAGACAGTGGCAGATCTCGCCGCGCAGTTCACTCACGTAAAGTGGGACGGCTTCCGCTTCTACGACCTCATCTTTCCCCTCTTCCTCTTCCTTGCCGGAGTCTCCCTTGCCATCGCAGTCCCTCGGCGCGTGCAGCGGGAAGGCCGCATCTCCGCGCTGCGTCACCTGCTCTCACGTGCAGTCACTCTCGTGGTGCTCGGCGTCATCTTCTCCGGCGGCATGAGAGACGGCTGGGACCACATTCGCTGGCTCGGCGTGCTTCAGCGCATCGGCATCGCCTCCGCCGCAGCGGGCATCCTCTCCCTCTGGCTCAAGCCTCGTGGCCTCATCGTGGCCGCCGCATCTCTTCTCCTCGGCTACTTCCTGCTGCTGCGCTTCGTCCCCGCACCTGGCATCGGTGCAGGAAACTTCGCCGAAGGCATGAACCTCACCAACTACCTCGACAGCATCTGGCTCCCTGGCCGCAAATACGACGGCGACCACGACCCCGAAGGCATCCTCAGCACCCTGCCCGCCATCGCCACCGCACTGCTCGGCCTCCTCGCTGGAAAATGGATCACCTCAGACACCGCCCCCTCACGCAAAGCCGGCGGCCTCATCATCTCCGGCCTCATCCTATTGGCGCTCGGCTGGGCCTGGCATCCCTTCTTTCCCATCATCAAAAAGATCTGGTCCTCCAGCTTCGTCCTCGTCGCCGCAGGCTGGAGCGCCATCCTCCTCGGCACCTTCTACTTCATCGTCGATGTTCTCGGTTTCCGTCGCGGCCTCGCCCCCTTCCTCTGGGTCGGCTCCAATCCCATCGCCCTCTACCTCTGCTCCGGCTTCGGCTTCTTCCGCACCCTCAGCGAGCGCCTCGTCACCAAAACTCCCCCGCCCTACGACTGGATCCCCGCCGCCACGACCTTCCTCATCATGCTCGCCACCGCCCGCTGGCTGCATCAAAGAAAGATCTTCCTCAAGGTTTGATCGAAGCAGAATCGCCATATCAACCACGCCGAAGCAGCCGCCCCATTTGGAGTGCGGTCGCGGAGCGAGGAACGAGCGCAGCTACCGCTTTCGGCGTGCCAGCCTGCCTGCACATTCCACAAAACACCCAAAGGCGGGAGCGGACAATGGT encodes the following:
- the ilvC gene encoding ketol-acid reductoisomerase → MPAKIYTEKDASLAPLKGKTCAVIGFGSQGHAHALNLKESGVNVIIGLYPGSKSRKVAEEKGLKVYDTAEAVKKADVIFVAVPDTKIPDVFNKDIKPNLVKGKTLLFSHGFAIHFKTITVPADVNVIMVAPKGPGHIVRRQYTEGKGVPALIAIYQNADKQAKKIALAWAHGIGGTRGGVLETTFKEETETDLFGEQTVLCGGASALVQAGFEVLVEAGYSPEMAYFECLHELKLIVDLMNESGIAGMRFSISETAKWGDVKVGPKIIDKSVKKRMKEALKDIQTGKFAKEWVRETKTGYKKFNKLLKDGEKHPIEKTGARLRSLMPWIKKRDIKGQQASYS
- a CDS encoding FKBP-type peptidyl-prolyl cis-trans isomerase gives rise to the protein MKPTIALLCAALAAASLTQAQEVKPAQQAEAPPAAGPVPMDKVSYFIGRNLGGNFKEQGIAIDTTALVEGIKSATSGDKPKYSQEELMAAMQAFEASMQAKAAKRGDDAKAASEKFLAENGKRKGVTTTASGLQYEIIKEGTGAKPVATDKVNVHYHGTLTNGKVFDSSVERGMPITFGVQEVIKGWTEALQLMPVGSKWKIFLPSTLAYGENGAGGDIGPNEALVFEVELLGIVK
- a CDS encoding acyltransferase family protein, producing MPDSTTPAPTRLLSLDALRGFDMCWILGLSSVLTQVLNRTFPSNETVADLAAQFTHVKWDGFRFYDLIFPLFLFLAGVSLAIAVPRRVQREGRISALRHLLSRAVTLVVLGVIFSGGMRDGWDHIRWLGVLQRIGIASAAAGILSLWLKPRGLIVAAASLLLGYFLLLRFVPAPGIGAGNFAEGMNLTNYLDSIWLPGRKYDGDHDPEGILSTLPAIATALLGLLAGKWITSDTAPSRKAGGLIISGLILLALGWAWHPFFPIIKKIWSSSFVLVAAGWSAILLGTFYFIVDVLGFRRGLAPFLWVGSNPIALYLCSGFGFFRTLSERLVTKTPPPYDWIPAATTFLIMLATARWLHQRKIFLKV